One window of the Gemmatimonadota bacterium genome contains the following:
- a CDS encoding DnaA/Hda family protein, with product MTNEKILNADPRMTFDTFVVGPANRLASAAARRAAESPGTSFNPLFLYAASGLGKSHILSAIAHHSARVHPENAVAYQTLEGYLDELTLALEKGGQAAMRDRYADLIVLLLDDVQFLTGQRQAQEILLRTLDGLTGRGAQVVLASDRPPAEINGLDARLLSRFSGGLIVDMGSPDYETRVAILQRKAGERGSRLAEGTAEAMARFPFRNVRELQGALNRVLAIQDMEGRPVSSEEIPVILTEADDSDQGALPEESPAAAATLPPEVGEPRWRTEIRATVRAAEAEGFEANRIAKLLERADEPADWGDALERFRAALRRAGEISSELQTLGNPWPEAATTLLRDPDRLEEAEHLLFSARERARPFAPLPDGPRLNELGPSYPALAVGAADRILKGERPDYSPLYLHSREAERARRFVEAVGRTHVERNPSGRVGLTSVKEFSQDFIRAISEGVAGAWRERWWSVDVLLLHGVEDLSATERAQEEFFHLFEALTRRSAWIFLASDRPPTKIAKVEERLRSRFEGGLVVELGKGGAAAPTVAAAPKPTTEVKGKGSEEKAKTASPQSAPPSGKEPEAAAAVAPAGAGAGGDGGSDPWFPPPDKVVWTWPVREDRIVEGAD from the coding sequence ATGACGAATGAAAAAATTCTGAACGCCGACCCACGCATGACCTTCGACACCTTCGTCGTCGGCCCCGCGAACCGGCTGGCCTCCGCGGCGGCGCGGCGCGCGGCGGAGTCGCCCGGGACGAGCTTCAATCCGCTTTTCCTCTATGCGGCGTCCGGGCTCGGGAAGTCGCACATCCTGTCCGCGATCGCCCATCATTCGGCCCGCGTTCACCCCGAGAACGCGGTCGCGTATCAGACACTCGAGGGGTATCTCGACGAGCTCACCCTGGCGCTCGAGAAAGGCGGTCAGGCGGCGATGCGGGACCGCTATGCGGATCTCATCGTCCTCCTTCTCGACGACGTGCAGTTTCTGACGGGGCAGAGGCAGGCCCAGGAGATTCTTCTCCGCACCCTCGACGGCCTGACAGGGAGGGGAGCGCAGGTCGTCCTCGCCTCGGACCGTCCCCCCGCCGAGATCAACGGGCTCGACGCTCGTCTCCTCTCGCGCTTTTCGGGGGGCCTCATCGTGGACATGGGCTCGCCGGACTACGAGACCCGGGTCGCGATCCTCCAGCGGAAGGCCGGGGAGCGTGGGTCCCGGCTCGCCGAGGGGACAGCCGAGGCGATGGCGCGTTTCCCCTTCCGAAACGTCCGGGAGCTCCAGGGGGCGCTGAACCGGGTGCTCGCGATCCAAGACATGGAGGGACGACCTGTCTCGAGCGAGGAGATCCCCGTCATCCTCACCGAGGCGGACGACTCGGACCAGGGGGCGCTCCCCGAAGAGTCGCCTGCGGCCGCGGCTACCCTCCCACCCGAAGTGGGCGAGCCCCGATGGAGAACGGAGATCCGCGCCACCGTCCGGGCGGCCGAGGCCGAGGGGTTCGAGGCGAACCGCATCGCGAAGCTCCTGGAACGGGCGGACGAGCCGGCCGACTGGGGGGACGCGCTGGAGCGCTTCCGGGCGGCCCTCCGGCGGGCGGGCGAAATCTCCTCGGAGCTCCAGACGCTGGGAAACCCCTGGCCCGAGGCGGCCACGACCCTGCTGCGCGATCCCGACCGGCTCGAGGAGGCCGAACATCTTCTCTTCTCCGCGCGGGAGCGGGCCCGCCCATTCGCACCTCTCCCGGACGGTCCTCGCCTGAACGAGCTCGGGCCCTCGTATCCCGCACTCGCGGTCGGCGCCGCGGACCGGATTCTCAAGGGAGAACGGCCGGACTACAGCCCCCTCTATCTCCACTCGCGCGAAGCGGAGCGGGCCCGCCGTTTCGTGGAAGCGGTCGGGCGCACGCACGTCGAGCGGAATCCATCGGGGCGGGTTGGACTGACCTCGGTCAAAGAGTTCTCCCAGGACTTCATCCGCGCGATCTCCGAGGGGGTGGCGGGGGCGTGGCGCGAGCGGTGGTGGTCGGTGGACGTCCTCCTTTTGCACGGGGTGGAAGATCTTTCCGCCACGGAGCGCGCGCAGGAGGAGTTCTTCCATCTCTTCGAGGCGTTGACTCGCCGTTCCGCCTGGATCTTCCTCGCGTCAGACCGGCCGCCGACCAAGATCGCGAAGGTCGAGGAGCGGCTCCGGTCCCGCTTCGAAGGGGGACTGGTGGTGGAGCTCGGCAAGGGGGGCGCAGCTGCGCCGACGGTGGCGGCCGCGCCGAAACCTACGACTGAGGTGAAGGGGAAGGGGAGCGAGGAAAAAGCGAAGACGGCTTCGCCGCAGAGCGCTCCGCCATCCGGGAAGGAACCGGAAGCCGCGGCCGCCGTGGCGCCCGCCGGAGCCGGGGCGGGCGGGGATGGAGGTTCCGATCCCTGGTTTCCGCCGCCGGACAAGGTCGTTTGGACCTGGCCGGTCCGGGAGGACCGGATCGTGGAAGGGGCCGACTGA
- a CDS encoding RluA family pseudouridine synthase, which yields MARRVLVVEEEGDGNRLDAWLAPRLELSRTRVAQLVDEGSVLLNGEVPRKSETLAGGDRIEVEVPPPRPSEVLPEDLPLDVVFEDPHLLVVNKAAGMVVHPAPGHPTGTLVNALLHHVKDLGGIGGTLRPGLVHRLDRDTSGLLVVAKDEATHQALSLALKERKVRRLYLAAAWGHLSETHVRVDAAIGRDPRERRRMAVVPEGRRAVTRVRVRERWRAAELLDVGLETGRTHQIRVHLAYLGHPVVGDTTYGAGWEKGMGGPDTLWARELARKVPRQFLHAARLAFVHPMTGESLKFQAPLPSDLEAVAQWAREVA from the coding sequence GTGGCCCGGCGGGTCCTCGTCGTGGAAGAGGAAGGCGACGGGAACCGGCTCGACGCTTGGCTGGCTCCCCGGCTGGAGCTCTCCCGCACTCGTGTCGCCCAGCTCGTGGACGAGGGGAGTGTTCTCCTCAATGGCGAGGTTCCGCGGAAGTCGGAGACCCTCGCCGGTGGGGATCGGATCGAGGTCGAGGTTCCCCCGCCGCGTCCCTCGGAAGTCCTTCCCGAGGACCTCCCCCTCGACGTCGTCTTCGAAGATCCCCATCTCCTCGTCGTGAACAAGGCGGCGGGGATGGTGGTGCACCCGGCGCCCGGACACCCGACCGGGACGCTCGTGAATGCCCTCCTCCACCACGTGAAGGACCTCGGCGGCATCGGGGGGACGCTCCGTCCCGGGCTCGTGCATCGCCTGGATCGGGACACTTCCGGGCTCCTCGTGGTGGCGAAAGACGAGGCTACGCACCAGGCGCTGTCCCTGGCCCTGAAGGAGCGGAAGGTCCGCCGACTGTACCTCGCGGCGGCGTGGGGACATCTTTCAGAAACACATGTGCGGGTAGATGCCGCCATCGGACGGGACCCGCGGGAACGGCGCCGGATGGCGGTGGTTCCGGAAGGGCGGCGGGCGGTGACCCGGGTCAGGGTGCGCGAGCGGTGGCGCGCGGCGGAGCTCCTGGACGTGGGGCTGGAGACCGGGCGGACCCACCAGATTCGTGTCCACCTGGCGTACCTGGGCCATCCGGTGGTGGGCGACACCACGTACGGCGCCGGCTGGGAGAAGGGGATGGGCGGCCCGGACACCCTCTGGGCTCGGGAGCTGGCGCGGAAGGTGCCCCGCCAGTTCCTCCATGCGGCCCGGCTGGCGTTCGTGCACCCGATGACGGGGGAAAGCCTCAAGTTTCAGGCGCCCCTCCCCTCCGACCTGGAGGCGGTGGCCCAATGGGCCCGGGAGGTCGCATGA
- the ileS gene encoding isoleucine--tRNA ligase translates to MPPRRPRARGHSHDHSGGRRGRTQTFRPHSRRREAPLKRNSSYPEAPASVLALEEEVLGRWREEDLFRRTLDATAAGEPFVFYEGPPTANGRPGLHHIISRTIKDLVCRYQAMRGRSVTRIAGWDTHGLPVEIEAERKLGISGKPDIEKLGIARFNEVCLESVFTYKEEWERLSERIGYWLDYSRPYVTCHTEYIESVWWILKELAGKGLLYRGQKSVPYCPRCGTALSSHEVAQGYKDIEDPSLYFLCDWLDDGGAPDAERRAFLVWTTTPWTVPSNTALAVRGELTYAEVAWKGRRLVLAEARVPALFGEGAEIVRRYSGTELVGRRYRRPLDLVPLTAEEAALGWRVVEEDFVSADDGSGVVHMAPAFGADDYASGQRHGFPLLRPVDDRGRFREEIPLVGGVFVKDADPALLEELERRGVLFRVGKVTHSYPHCWRCESPLIYMARDSWFAATSSLKGKMLQNNGQIGWHPPEVGEGRFGEWLANNVDWALSRDRFWGTPLPVWGCDQDPTHAEWIGSLAEIEARAGPLPEGFDPHRPYIDEVTWGCAACGGTMRRDPSVLDVWFDSGAMPYAQWHWPHENDAEFRAHFPADFICEALDQTRGWFYSLLAIGTMLDMGPAYRNVIVNGLILDAEGQKMSKSRGNTVDPWDAVAQFGADPLRWYFITASNPWVPKRYDPEGVREAARRFFDTVLNSYRFFALYGNADGWAPGDEDPAAAERSVLDRWLLSRLEATVAGVGAELDGYQLTRAYRLVADFVDEDLSNWFVRRSRPRFWGNTDSRDSRAAFRTLWEALLTVARLTGPVIPFFSDWLHRALDGGSSAHLAPFPRPESGRRDTALEEEMDAVRRLVSLGRAAREEVRIRVRQPLRTVHAVHPGPRRPRAELLALLKDELNVKEVRFLDSAEDLVRLVARPNFRALGPRFQKGSEAAASALRALGQDELLRIRSGEGAAIAFGGESVPVDPAWLEIVEEAAGDLVVKSEEGFTAALDPSLDAELRTEGMARELVNRIQRLRKDAGLEITDRIRIGVQGSDEVRDAVRSFRDFIARETLALEVSGGSDEGGGDYETVREDEIDGAPVRLALSRAG, encoded by the coding sequence CTGCCACCCCGACGCCCTCGAGCCCGTGGACATTCCCACGATCATTCGGGTGGCCGGCGAGGCCGAACCCAAACTTTCCGCCCTCATTCGCGACGTCGTGAGGCACCTCTGAAGCGCAATTCGAGTTATCCGGAAGCCCCCGCCTCCGTCCTCGCACTCGAGGAGGAGGTTCTCGGACGGTGGCGGGAGGAAGACCTCTTCCGCCGCACCCTCGACGCGACCGCCGCGGGCGAGCCTTTCGTCTTCTACGAGGGCCCGCCCACCGCGAACGGCCGCCCGGGTCTTCACCACATCATCTCGCGCACGATCAAGGATCTCGTTTGCCGCTATCAGGCGATGCGCGGTCGGAGCGTCACCCGGATCGCCGGGTGGGATACGCATGGGCTCCCCGTCGAGATCGAGGCCGAACGAAAGCTGGGGATCTCCGGAAAACCCGACATCGAAAAGCTGGGGATCGCGCGTTTCAACGAGGTCTGCCTCGAGTCCGTCTTCACCTACAAGGAGGAGTGGGAGAGGCTCTCGGAGCGGATCGGGTACTGGCTCGACTACTCGCGCCCCTATGTGACCTGCCACACCGAATACATCGAGTCGGTCTGGTGGATCCTGAAGGAGCTCGCGGGGAAGGGGCTCCTCTACCGCGGGCAAAAGTCCGTCCCCTATTGCCCGCGCTGCGGCACGGCGCTTTCCTCCCACGAAGTCGCGCAGGGGTACAAGGATATCGAGGATCCGTCGCTTTATTTTCTCTGCGATTGGCTGGACGACGGCGGCGCCCCGGACGCGGAGCGGCGGGCCTTCCTCGTCTGGACGACGACTCCCTGGACCGTCCCTTCGAACACGGCACTCGCTGTCCGGGGAGAGCTGACGTACGCGGAGGTCGCCTGGAAGGGACGCCGTCTCGTCCTCGCGGAGGCGCGCGTCCCGGCGCTTTTCGGGGAAGGCGCCGAGATCGTCCGGCGGTATTCCGGAACGGAGCTCGTGGGGCGCCGCTATCGCCGGCCCCTCGACCTCGTGCCTCTCACGGCCGAAGAAGCCGCCCTCGGCTGGCGGGTCGTGGAGGAGGACTTCGTCTCCGCCGACGACGGATCGGGGGTCGTCCATATGGCCCCCGCTTTCGGCGCGGACGATTACGCGTCCGGCCAGCGCCATGGATTTCCGCTCCTTCGCCCCGTGGACGACCGTGGACGCTTCCGCGAGGAGATCCCCCTCGTTGGCGGGGTCTTCGTGAAGGATGCGGATCCGGCGCTCCTGGAGGAGCTCGAAAGACGCGGCGTCCTCTTCCGCGTTGGAAAGGTGACGCACTCCTATCCGCATTGCTGGCGGTGCGAGTCGCCTCTCATCTACATGGCGCGCGACTCCTGGTTTGCCGCGACCTCGAGCCTCAAGGGGAAGATGCTCCAGAACAACGGCCAGATCGGGTGGCATCCGCCCGAGGTCGGGGAAGGGCGCTTCGGAGAATGGCTCGCGAATAATGTGGACTGGGCCCTGTCCCGCGACCGCTTCTGGGGGACGCCACTTCCGGTGTGGGGGTGTGACCAGGACCCCACCCACGCCGAATGGATCGGGTCGCTGGCGGAAATCGAAGCCCGCGCCGGCCCGCTCCCGGAAGGGTTCGATCCGCACCGCCCGTACATAGACGAAGTCACCTGGGGGTGCGCGGCCTGCGGTGGCACGATGCGCCGCGATCCCTCCGTCCTCGACGTCTGGTTCGATTCCGGTGCGATGCCTTACGCGCAGTGGCACTGGCCGCACGAAAACGACGCGGAGTTCCGGGCCCACTTCCCGGCCGACTTCATTTGCGAGGCGCTCGATCAGACGCGCGGGTGGTTTTATTCGCTTCTCGCGATCGGGACGATGCTCGACATGGGCCCGGCCTACCGGAACGTGATCGTGAACGGGCTCATCCTCGACGCCGAAGGGCAGAAGATGTCCAAGTCGCGGGGGAACACGGTGGACCCGTGGGACGCGGTCGCGCAGTTCGGTGCGGATCCGCTTCGCTGGTACTTCATCACCGCTTCGAATCCCTGGGTGCCGAAACGGTACGATCCGGAAGGGGTGCGGGAGGCGGCGCGGCGCTTCTTCGACACCGTGCTGAACAGCTATCGGTTTTTCGCGCTCTACGGAAATGCGGACGGTTGGGCGCCCGGCGACGAAGACCCGGCGGCGGCCGAGCGGAGCGTCCTCGATCGGTGGCTCCTTTCCCGGCTCGAGGCCACGGTCGCGGGGGTCGGAGCGGAGCTCGACGGTTACCAGCTTACCCGGGCGTACCGGCTCGTGGCCGACTTCGTGGACGAGGACCTCTCGAACTGGTTCGTGCGGCGGTCCCGCCCCCGCTTCTGGGGGAACACCGATTCGCGGGACTCGCGCGCCGCTTTCCGCACCCTTTGGGAGGCGCTTCTCACGGTGGCGCGCCTCACGGGGCCGGTCATTCCGTTCTTTTCCGATTGGCTGCACCGGGCCCTCGACGGGGGAAGCTCCGCGCACCTCGCCCCTTTTCCGCGCCCCGAATCCGGCCGGCGCGATACGGCTCTCGAGGAGGAGATGGATGCCGTGCGGCGACTCGTTTCCCTGGGGCGGGCGGCTCGCGAAGAAGTGCGCATTCGCGTCCGCCAGCCGCTCCGGACCGTTCATGCGGTCCATCCCGGTCCCCGCCGTCCCCGCGCCGAGCTCCTGGCGCTCCTCAAGGACGAGCTGAACGTGAAAGAAGTCCGATTCCTCGACTCGGCGGAGGATCTCGTCCGGCTCGTCGCGCGCCCCAACTTCCGCGCCCTGGGGCCCCGCTTCCAGAAGGGAAGCGAAGCCGCGGCCTCCGCGCTCCGCGCCCTCGGGCAGGACGAGCTGCTGCGGATCCGCTCGGGGGAAGGCGCTGCGATCGCCTTCGGCGGTGAGTCCGTTCCCGTGGATCCCGCCTGGCTCGAGATCGTCGAGGAGGCCGCCGGCGACCTGGTCGTGAAGTCCGAGGAGGGATTCACCGCGGCGCTCGACCCCTCTCTCGACGCGGAGCTCCGGACGGAGGGAATGGCCCGCGAGCTGGTGAACCGGATCCAGCGGCTCCGGAAGGACGCGGGGCTCGAGATCACCGACCGAATCAGGATCGGGGTGCAGGGTTCCGACGAGGTCCGCGATGCCGTGCGAAGCTTTCGCGACTTCATCGCCCGCGAAACGCTCGCGCTGGAAGTCAGCGGCGGGAGCGACGAAGGTGGTGGAGACTACGAGACCGTTCGGGAGGATGAAATAGATGGAGCCCCCGTTCGGCTGGCGCTGAGTCGGGCGGGGTAG
- a CDS encoding purine-nucleoside phosphorylase — MSAGPSGTELLAPFREAHDEIRKRTSLTPKALVILGTGLGEMAHAIEAEAVIPYSEIPHFPESTVETHAGQLVLGRLDGVPIAAMQGRLHRYEGYTLQEVTFPLRVLRLLGAEVLVISGLCGGLDPRMSLGDLVLLDDQINLMGDTPLVGPNLDDLGPRFPDMSEPFDRALQAVALDAAGARGFRLGRGIYAAVVGPNLETRAEYRMLRTVGADVVGMSTVPEVIVARHMGMRVLGIMIVTDLCHPDALEPVDIPTIIRVAGEAEPKLSALIRDVVRHL; from the coding sequence GTGAGCGCGGGGCCGTCCGGAACGGAGCTTTTGGCCCCCTTCCGGGAGGCGCACGACGAAATTCGGAAGCGCACCTCCCTCACGCCGAAGGCGCTGGTGATCCTCGGCACCGGGCTCGGCGAGATGGCGCACGCGATCGAGGCCGAAGCGGTGATCCCATACAGCGAGATCCCGCACTTCCCCGAGTCGACGGTTGAAACTCATGCCGGTCAGCTCGTCCTGGGCCGGTTGGACGGAGTCCCGATCGCGGCCATGCAGGGGCGGCTGCACCGCTACGAGGGGTACACCCTTCAGGAGGTGACCTTCCCCCTCCGGGTGCTCCGGCTTCTCGGCGCGGAAGTTCTCGTGATCTCGGGGCTCTGTGGGGGGCTCGATCCCCGAATGTCTCTCGGGGACCTGGTCCTCCTGGACGATCAGATCAATCTGATGGGGGACACTCCCCTCGTGGGGCCGAACCTCGACGATCTGGGACCCCGATTCCCCGACATGTCGGAGCCCTTCGATCGGGCGCTCCAGGCGGTCGCCCTCGACGCCGCGGGAGCGCGCGGGTTCCGGCTCGGGCGGGGGATCTACGCGGCCGTCGTGGGGCCGAACCTGGAGACCCGCGCCGAATACAGGATGCTACGGACCGTCGGGGCGGACGTCGTCGGGATGTCCACGGTCCCCGAAGTCATCGTCGCCCGCCACATGGGAATGCGCGTCCTCGGGATCATGATCGTAACCGACCTCTGCCACCCCGACGCCCTCGAGCCCGTGGACATTCCCACGATCATTCGGGTGGCCGGCGAGGCCGAACCCAAACTTTCCGCCCTCATTCGCGACGTCGTGAGGCACCTCTGA
- a CDS encoding DivIVA domain-containing protein: protein MIDLTPLDIRKKKGDFGRGLRGYDPQEVDTFLEMVADRLEELVRDNLTLRERSERLAAQVHGQEGREKAVQEALVTAQELRGEIHDQARREAELARREAENAAQEIRKRAEDELKEAKEEVERTLEEGRRELQELNRTRNRFLRAYRTLLERELDVVEIEESNPPGGDLGVQSEPPAPAGGERPEGIGDGEWKEDW from the coding sequence ATGATTGACCTGACTCCGTTGGACATCAGGAAAAAAAAAGGGGACTTCGGTCGCGGGCTGAGGGGTTACGATCCCCAGGAGGTGGACACCTTCCTGGAGATGGTCGCGGACCGGCTCGAGGAGCTCGTGCGCGACAACCTCACCCTGCGGGAGCGGAGCGAACGGCTCGCCGCGCAGGTGCATGGGCAGGAAGGACGCGAAAAGGCCGTCCAGGAGGCCCTCGTCACGGCACAGGAGCTTCGCGGCGAGATCCACGATCAGGCCAGGCGCGAGGCGGAGCTGGCCCGGCGTGAAGCGGAGAACGCCGCCCAGGAAATCCGGAAGCGCGCGGAGGACGAGCTGAAAGAGGCGAAGGAGGAAGTGGAACGGACTCTCGAGGAGGGGCGCAGAGAGTTGCAGGAGCTGAATCGGACTCGGAACCGCTTCCTCAGGGCCTACCGCACCCTCCTCGAACGTGAGCTGGACGTCGTGGAGATCGAGGAGTCGAATCCTCCGGGCGGGGATCTCGGGGTCCAGTCCGAACCTCCCGCGCCCGCCGGGGGTGAGAGGCCCGAAGGCATCGGAGACGGGGAGTGGAAGGAGGATTGGTGA
- a CDS encoding YggS family pyridoxal phosphate-dependent enzyme yields the protein MYGTRLEETLPEVRDRIAEAARRAGRDPSEVRIIAVTKEHPGEAIEALLAAGVRDVAENRIEQIEEWVVRFGRKAARWHMIGHLQRRKAPQARAVVDLLHSVDSVRLAERLEEVAPRDGGSLSVLVQVNTSGEETKGGFGPADALDGLERILALGTLRVEGLMTMAPYYADEALLRKTFGTLRELHGQARARFPAYEGKELSMGMSNDFEVAVEEGSTMVRLGTVLLGGYRG from the coding sequence ATGTACGGAACCCGACTCGAGGAGACTCTGCCCGAGGTCCGGGATCGGATCGCCGAGGCGGCCCGGCGGGCGGGACGCGACCCCTCGGAGGTCCGGATCATCGCGGTGACGAAGGAGCATCCTGGGGAGGCGATAGAGGCGCTTCTGGCCGCGGGGGTCCGCGACGTCGCCGAGAACCGGATCGAGCAGATCGAAGAGTGGGTGGTCCGCTTCGGCCGCAAGGCGGCCCGGTGGCACATGATCGGGCACCTCCAGAGGCGAAAGGCGCCCCAGGCCAGAGCTGTCGTGGACCTCCTTCACTCGGTGGATTCGGTCCGGCTCGCGGAGCGCCTCGAGGAGGTCGCGCCAAGGGACGGCGGCTCGCTCTCCGTCCTGGTGCAAGTGAACACCTCCGGCGAGGAGACGAAGGGGGGATTCGGTCCGGCGGACGCCCTCGACGGCCTCGAGCGGATCCTGGCGCTCGGGACTCTGCGGGTCGAAGGGCTCATGACGATGGCCCCGTATTACGCCGACGAGGCCCTCCTCCGGAAAACCTTCGGTACGCTTCGGGAGTTGCACGGACAAGCGCGGGCGCGTTTTCCCGCGTACGAAGGGAAGGAGCTTTCGATGGGGATGTCGAACGACTTCGAGGTGGCGGTCGAAGAGGGAAGCACGATGGTGCGCCTGGGCACGGTTCTTCTGGGGGGGTACCGCGGATGA
- a CDS encoding energy transducer TonB — translation MSKETSNSAEDVDLYETANDRFKKSFSSWFWSSMVVATFVHFAFLAFFPDLQASNLSFTMEELTAIELPPEIEIPPPPEQISRPASPVVTDAQIDDDITIAPTTFEDNPISDLPPPPTQGTVDISSQPVFTPFEVAPELRNAAEVQRILEREYPAMLRDAGVGGTVVVHFFINEEGIVQNSLIHESSGQSQLDDAAMRAALQFRFTPALNRETPVPVWVSIPVTFQSN, via the coding sequence ATGAGCAAGGAAACCAGCAACTCGGCGGAGGACGTGGACCTCTACGAGACCGCGAACGACCGCTTCAAGAAGTCGTTTAGCTCCTGGTTCTGGAGCTCGATGGTGGTCGCGACCTTCGTGCACTTCGCGTTTCTCGCTTTTTTTCCGGATCTCCAAGCCTCCAACCTGAGCTTCACGATGGAGGAGCTGACGGCGATCGAGCTCCCGCCGGAGATCGAGATCCCACCGCCGCCCGAGCAAATTTCGCGTCCGGCGAGCCCGGTCGTGACGGACGCTCAGATTGACGACGATATCACGATTGCCCCGACGACCTTCGAGGACAATCCGATCTCGGACCTCCCTCCGCCCCCGACGCAGGGAACGGTGGACATCTCCAGCCAGCCGGTCTTCACCCCCTTCGAGGTGGCGCCCGAGCTCCGGAACGCGGCCGAGGTCCAGCGGATTCTCGAGCGGGAGTACCCGGCGATGTTGCGCGACGCCGGGGTCGGCGGAACCGTCGTCGTGCACTTCTTCATCAATGAGGAAGGGATCGTGCAGAACTCGCTGATCCATGAGAGCTCGGGGCAATCACAGCTCGACGACGCGGCCATGCGCGCCGCACTACAGTTCAGGTTTACGCCGGCGCTCAACCGGGAGACTCCGGTGCCGGTGTGGGTGTCCATTCCGGTCACCTTCCAGTCGAACTGA
- a CDS encoding biopolymer transporter ExbD — protein MPVKGAGFQRKSKASDEIPSSSLADIAFLLLIFFMVTTVFRTQGDRQIEWPAAVATEQIDEKRDNILYLWVERNGDVWINDRLIPMQDVANMVQPLWLDSGQRLRISLRADASVPYRFVDQVQEQLKQAGAVYVVFGTDLERSMTRERR, from the coding sequence ATGCCGGTCAAAGGTGCAGGCTTTCAGAGGAAGTCGAAGGCGTCGGACGAGATTCCTTCGTCCTCGCTGGCGGACATCGCCTTCCTTCTCCTCATCTTCTTCATGGTGACGACCGTATTCCGGACCCAGGGAGACCGCCAGATCGAATGGCCCGCCGCCGTCGCCACGGAGCAGATTGACGAGAAGCGCGACAACATCTTGTACCTCTGGGTCGAGCGAAACGGCGACGTCTGGATCAACGACCGCCTCATCCCGATGCAGGATGTGGCGAACATGGTCCAGCCGCTCTGGCTGGATTCGGGGCAGAGGCTCCGAATTTCGCTCCGGGCCGACGCCTCGGTGCCGTATCGCTTCGTTGACCAGGTGCAGGAGCAACTCAAGCAGGCCGGTGCAGTGTACGTAGTGTTCGGTACCGATCTCGAACGCAGCATGACGAGGGAGAGACGATGA
- a CDS encoding biopolymer transporter ExbD, whose protein sequence is MAILNKKSKVSDEIPSASMADIAFLLLVFFLVTTTFPKDKGLAVVLPESEVEVEVSQRNVLHITVQPDGTVLLRRGESENISTITAREVEQIWRTEVAQNPNLIAAVKTHPDAAHRYMIAVLDALQLAGAERVSLQILEEG, encoded by the coding sequence GTGGCGATTCTGAACAAGAAGTCGAAGGTGAGCGACGAGATCCCGAGCGCGTCCATGGCGGACATCGCGTTCCTGCTTCTCGTCTTTTTCCTGGTGACCACGACTTTCCCCAAGGACAAGGGGCTGGCCGTGGTGCTTCCGGAGTCGGAGGTGGAGGTCGAGGTCTCGCAGCGCAACGTGCTCCACATCACGGTCCAGCCGGATGGGACGGTGCTTCTGCGGCGCGGCGAAAGCGAAAACATCTCGACGATCACCGCCCGCGAGGTGGAGCAGATCTGGCGGACCGAGGTCGCCCAGAACCCGAACCTCATCGCCGCCGTGAAGACACATCCGGATGCCGCTCACCGGTATATGATCGCGGTGCTCGACGCGCTCCAACTGGCGGGCGCCGAACGTGTCTCCCTCCAGATTCTAGAGGAGGGCTGA
- a CDS encoding MotA/TolQ/ExbB proton channel family protein — MEGSSYTLLSLFADGGLMMYPLVLCSLIALGVIFAKAWTLWVAHRDTDKILAETRELTEAGRIDEAIVRCTETPGPTAAILLVGLRRIRDGKVREDELEQAIDTTGTIELGFLERGLVILATVANVAPLMGFLGTVVGMIMAFAAIESAGSVDPTNVAGGIKVALLTTAAGLVIAIPVNIGYNLFVTRIDKLITDMERGTQQVLNLVWDMEKRGKVQTTGRN, encoded by the coding sequence TTGGAAGGCTCGTCTTATACCCTTCTTTCGCTCTTCGCGGATGGCGGGCTGATGATGTACCCGCTCGTCCTTTGTTCCCTGATCGCGCTCGGGGTCATTTTTGCGAAGGCGTGGACTCTCTGGGTCGCCCACCGCGACACCGACAAGATCCTCGCCGAAACCCGTGAGCTGACCGAGGCCGGCCGGATCGACGAAGCGATCGTCCGTTGCACGGAAACCCCGGGGCCGACGGCGGCGATCCTCCTGGTCGGGCTCCGGCGTATCCGTGACGGCAAGGTCCGCGAGGACGAGTTGGAACAGGCGATTGACACCACGGGAACGATCGAGCTCGGCTTTCTCGAGCGCGGGCTCGTGATTCTTGCGACTGTCGCGAACGTGGCGCCCCTCATGGGTTTCCTCGGGACTGTCGTCGGAATGATCATGGCCTTCGCCGCGATCGAATCGGCCGGCTCCGTGGATCCCACGAACGTTGCGGGAGGGATCAAGGTGGCCCTTCTCACGACGGCCGCCGGGCTCGTCATCGCGATTCCCGTGAACATCGGCTACAACTTGTTCGTGACGCGGATCGACAAGCTCATCACGGACATGGAGAGGGGCACCCAGCAGGTGTTGAATCTCGTTTGGGATATGGAGAAGCGCGGTAAGGTGCAGACGACGGGCCGGAACTAG